In one Colletotrichum destructivum chromosome 2, complete sequence genomic region, the following are encoded:
- a CDS encoding Putative metal-dependent hydrolase, composite domain superfamily, producing MTQYTLHTSSLFDPLVKQVRQNVSITVDSATGLIVRVFERNDEQEPFLQILQERDIDLRGKDLGSEGMQECDANLRDAIARGLTPGPRLFVATKVIASTGSFEPRTENNAGGHCLPAGADAVDGVEQCRQAVRRRIATGADVIKFFADYRRRIMRSPPAQQHPYIPSVLHPPKEPNPDYLVFSQEEMDVIVKEAELAGAPVSAHCCTLKGALAAIEAGVNTIEHVYFGTDDMFMRMIDKGVIMVPTLAIAEKLHAHRFDQILKQVKRAHDLGVRLACGGDTGTFPHGDNVRELELMIEAGIPVVDVLESCTVGGWEACGGDLCGRRFGWFAEGLQADIVAFDEDPEKNIKALRSVSFVMKDAKVWKEGGIVRGML from the exons ATGACGCAATATACACTGCATACCTCGTCTTTATTTGACCCTCTGGTCAAGCAGGTTCGCCAAAATGTCTCCATTACCGTTGACTCGGCAACTGGCCTCATTGTTCGCGTCTTTGAGAGAAACGACGAGCAAGAACCATTTTTACAGATTCTGCAAGAGCGAGACATTGACCTGCGGGGCAA AGACCTTGGGTCGGAGGGAATGCAAGAATGTGACGCCAACCTGAGAGATGCCATCGCTCGCGGGCTTACCCCGGGGCCACGCCTGTTCGTGGCAACCAAGGTGATTGCCAGCACCGGTTCCTTTGAGCCGCGCACTGAGaacaacgccggcggccactGCCTACCGGCTGGGGCGGATGCTGTTGATGGTGTCGAACAATGCCGGCAGGCAGTTCGGCGACGGATTGCCACGGGAGCAGATGTAATCAAATTCTTCGCTGATTACCGCCGGAGAATCATGAGATCACCCCCTGCGCAGCAACATCCCTACATTCCAAGCGTTTTGCATCCCCCCAAAGAACCTAACCCGGACTACTTGGTGTTCTCTCAAGAAGAGATGGATGTGATCGTCAAAGAAGCGGAACTAGCGGGCGCCCCAGTGTCGGCGCACTGCTGCACATTGAAGGGCGCATTGGcagccatcgaggccggggTCAACACCATTGAGCATGTTTACTTTGGCACCGATGACATGTTCATGCGTATGATTGACAAGGGAGTCATAATGGTGCCTACTCTTGCGATTGCAGAAAAGTTGCATGCCCACCGGTTTGACCAGATACTAAAGCAAGTCAAACGGGCGCACGACCTTGGAGTTCGCCTAGCTTGTGGCGGCGACACGGGAACCTTTCCGCATGGCGACAATGTTCGGGAGCTGGAGTTGATGATCGAGGCTGGTATACCAGTAGTTGATGTGTTGGAGTCGTGTACTGTTGGGGGGTGGGAGGCCTGTGGAGGAGACTTATGCGGGAGGCGATTTGGATGGTTCGCAGAAGGCCTGCAAGCCGACATTGTGGCCTTTGATGAGGATCCTGAGAAGAACATCAAGGCTCTCAGATCTGTCAGCTTTGTCATGAAGGATGCAAAAGTGTGGAAGGAGGGCGGAATAGTTCGAGGTATGCTCTAG
- a CDS encoding Putative HAD superfamily, haloacid dehalogenase-like hydrolase, with protein sequence MLVRLREHGFRLGIVTNGQLKDQLEKSDAIGVHHLVDNIITSEEAGCCKPDKRLFHLAIEALGATLQNSCMIGEVLNAESNTVHDLAKELSAILAAISVENYVFAIFRTGRNVAKAASPINETAIRISFRGQDEQKDEPGTQVRFHITERLHSIRIDYEKCFLSSKSCIEARLLESLRMLQACCDNLMRDHPRAALRNLRSVMMILAEIAGIEASLVVEGEEIDL encoded by the exons ATGCTGGTTCGTCTACGCGAGCACGGTTTCAGACTGGGAATCGTTACCAACGGGCAACTCAAAGACCAGTTGGAAAAGTCGGATGCAATTGGGGTCCATCACCTTGTCGACAATATCATCACCTCAGAAGAAGCGGGGTGCTGCAAGCCCGATAAACGACTATTTCACCTAGCCATCGAGGCGTTGGGGGCCACGCTTCAGAACAGCTGCATGATAG GGGAGGTCTTGAATGCGGAATCGAATACCGTCCACGACCTTGCCAAAGAATTGTCTGCTATTCTTGCAGCCATCTCCGTGGAGAACTACGTCTTTGCCATCTTTCGAACCGGAAGGAATG TCGCCAAAGCGGCATCCCCAATCAACGAGACCGCCATACGGATCTCTTTTCGAGGCCAAGACGAGCAAAAGGACGAGCCGGGCACACAAGTCAGGTTTCACATCACTGAGAGACTTCACAGCATCCGAATCGACTACGAAAAATGTTTTCTCTCTTCGAAATCATGCATTGAAGCTAGGTTGCTTGAGAGTCTCAGAATGCTCCAGGCCTGCTGTGACAACCTCATGCGAGACCACCCAAGAGCAGCATTGCGAAATCTCAGGTCTGTGATGATGATACTAGCTGAGATCGCTGGAATAGAGGCTTCATTAGTTGTTGAGGGGGAAGAAATTGATCTTTAA